CATCTACCCTTTCTACTTCGGCTGACGAAGGTCCAACTCTGAGCAGGCTCAGCAATTCTCGTAGGTCGTTCTCGTTTCCCTCGGCTACGACCTCTACTGATCTGCCATCCGGGGAGTTGCGTACAAACCCCGTCAAACCTAACCTGTTAGCTTGTCGTATCACAAAGTAACGAAAGCCAACGCCCTGAACGAGCCCGTGAACGACGGCGGAGACA
The DNA window shown above is from Chloroflexota bacterium and carries:
- a CDS encoding acylphosphatase; translation: MLKGRRVSAVVHGLVQGVGFRYFVIRQANRLGLTGFVRNSPDGRSVEVVAEGNENDLRELLSLLRVGPSSAEVERVDVEWEEARGEFSRFQVRF